CACCGGACGCCCCGTACCGCTGCCGACGTCGAGGACCCTGGCCCCCGCGCCCAGCCGGGCGGTGAGCCACTCGATCGCCTCGAGCTGGGCCGGCAGCCGGACGAAGGCGCGCTCGTAGTCGATCCCCAGGCCGTCGAAGAGCTCCGCCGCCGACATCGGCTGCCCCTTCGTACCGTCGTGGTCCATTCCGAATCCCTTCCGTCATGGGGTGCGTACGTACGTACGTGGGGTTCGTACCACGAACTGACGCGGAGCGCGTGGCGATCGAGCCACAGGCCGAGCGGCCGCGGCCTCGTTCACCCCATCGACCAGGGCCGGTGAAGGTGCTGCCACACCGTCGGATCCGTGCGGGGCCCGCCGCGGGTGTCCGCGCCGTACTTGGCGATCTCGGCGTCGAGGTCGAGGGGGCGGGTGGGAGTGGTCATGGCCGACAGTTCCGCGACGACCGCACCGTCCGGGACCAGCCAGCACACCTCGAAGTCCAGACCGTCGGGGTCACGCGCATACAGCGCCTTCGTGGAGGCGTGATCGCTCGCCCCGGTCAGCGCACCCGCCTCGGCGAGACGGGTCTGAATACGGCGCAGTTCGGCCAGGGTGTCCACCTCCCAGGCCAGGTGATACAGCCCCACCGTTCCGGCCCGGTGACCGCCGGGCGCCGCGTCCCTGGCCTGGAAGAGTCCCAGGTCGTGGTCGTTGGCGGAGTCCGCGGCCTGCAGGAACGCGGCGCCGGGGAACGCCTGGGGCAGCGCCCTGAAACCGAGGACGTCACAGTAGAAGGCCGTACTGCGCTCGACATCGGACACGAACAGTACGGCGTGGTTCAACCGGTGGATCGGCATGGTCGGTCTCGGCTCCGTTCACGAATCGGCCTGCGGTCACGAGAAGTATGAAGAACCGCCCCGCACACCGACGTACCGGTGCACTCGCAGCCCCCTGCCGCACGCACCACTCGACGTTCGAGGGTCGGTCCGCCCCCGCGGCGAGTCGCGGGGGCGGACCGGCTGCGGCGGGGCCGCCTCACCAGGAGGACTTGGTCACTCCCGGCAGGAATCCGGCGTGTGCCTGCTGCCGCATCCGGACGCGGGAGAGTCCGAAGGTGCGCAGGTAGCCGCGCGGACGGCCGTCCACGCTGTCGCGGTTGCGGACGCGTGTGGCGCTGGCGTCGCGCGGCTGCCGGCGCAACTCCGCGAGGGCGGCCTCCCGTTCGGCCGCGGTCGAGGACGGCCGGCGGACGATGCTCTTGAGCTCGGCCCGCCGGGCTGCGTACCGCTCGACGACCTGCTTCCGCTTCTCGTTCCGGGCGATCTTGCTCTTCTTCGCCATCAGACCTTCCCTCCCCGCGCGCGGATCCGGGCGACCGCGGCCTCGACGCCGATCGCGTCCACCGTCTTGATCGCCTTGGCGCTCAGGGTCAGCCGGACGTACCGGCCCTCACCGGGCAGCCAGTAGCGCTTGCGCTGGATGTTCGGGTCGAAACGGCGCGGGGTGCGCCGGTGCGAGTGGGAGATGTTGTTGCCGAATCCCGGCTTGGCGCCGGTCAGTTGGCAGTGGGCGGACATGGCTGCTGCTCCTCCTCGGGACGGACAGGCTTGTTGGAAATGGAAATCATTGCCATATACTAGCGCCATGGCACGCAACGAGATCCGCCCGATCATCAAGCTCCGCTCCACCGCGGGCACCGGATTCACCTACGTCACCCGCAAGAACCGCCGGAACGACCCCGACCGGCTGGTGCTGCGCAAGTACGACCCCGTCGCCGGCCGGCACGTCGACTTCCGCGAAGAGCGCTGACCCGCACCCCCCTTTGTCCCGACCACTGAAAGGGCCTGCCATGGAGCCCGGAATCCACCCTCGACGCTTCGAGCGACGTCGCCACGGAGCCCATCGATGACGCACCATCAGCAGATGCCCGTCGTGATCGTCGCCGGGCTCCACACCGAGGCCCGCATGGAGGTCGTCGAACGCCTCCTGCGGGCCGTCCCGGGGAGCGTCGCACTCCACCACGACCTGTCCGGAGCGTCTCAGGGCACCGTGCTGCGTGTCGTCCGCGATGCCTCCGGTGCCGTCTCCCACGGCGAGACGCCGCTGGTCGACGACTGCGCCTGCTGTGCGCTGCGCGAGGACCTCGTACCCGAGCTGGAACGCATGGCGGACAGCGGCCTGACCCGTCTCGCCGTGGTCGAACTCTGGGACTCGGTCGAACCGAAGGCCATGGCGGAGGTCGTCGCCGCTCACGGCGGGGACCGCCTGGTCGTGACCGGCGTGATCACCGCGGTGGACCCCTCACTCGTCCTGCCGTACCTCGCCAACGGCGACGACCTCGCCGAAGCCGGCCTCGCCGCGGCCCCCACCGACCGGCGGACCGTCGGAGACACCTGGGCCCGCCAACTCGAGTACGCGCCCGTCCTCGCCGTCGTCGACGGTGGCGAGGCGGACGGTGAGGGCCACGCCCTCCTCGCCCAACTGCACCCCACCGCCCGACGGGTGCCGGCCGCGTCCCCCGAACTCGCGCGGGCCGCGTTCGCGGGCTTCGACGTCGAGGCCGCCGCGGCCGCACAGCATCCCGCGTGCGCTCTCCTGCCGCAGGAGGCGGACGAGGCCGGCGTCACCACGCTCGTCTGGCACCGCCGGCGGCCGTTCCATCCCGGACGTCTCTACGAGGCGCTGGAGGACCTGTGCTGCGCGGCCGCTCGCAGCCGAGGGCGCTTCTGGCTCGCCGACCGCCCCGACACGCTGCTCGCGTGGGACGCGGCCGGCGGGGCCCTGTGCGTGGAGAGCGCCGGCCCCTGGCTGGCGTCACTGCCGGACGCGGCCTGGGACCTGGTCCCTCCCGTGCGGCGTGCCGCAGCCGCCCTCGACTGGCACCCCGACCACGGCGACTGCTGCCAGCACCTCGTCTTCACCTCGCCCGGCCTCGACCGGGACGGGCTGGAACGGCTCCTCGACTCCTGCCTCCTGACGGACGCGGAGTACGAGTCGGGACGCGACGGGTGGAGCCACCTGCCCGCGGCCTTCGACGCGCTCCTCGACCCCGCCTGAAATCCACTCCGCCCGGCCTGGCGCCCGGGCCAGCCGCGCACAACCGACACCCCGTACCCACAAGGAGACACCACCATGGCCCGACACCCCGACCCCCGCAAGCCGGTCAAGTCCCGGCCCAACCCACTCGACGCGGCCGGGATCACGTACATCGACTACAAGGACACCGACCTGCTGCGAAGGTTCGTCTCCGACCGCGGAAAGATCCGCAGCCGCCGCGTCACCCGAGTGACGGCCCAGCAGCAGCGGGCCCTCGCCACCGCCGTCAAGAACGCCCGCGAGATGGCCCTGCTCCCCTACGCCGACCGCTGACCACGCGGCGCCCGAGGTGGCCGAGCCGGGCCGGGGCGGGCTCGGCGTTCCGCGAGATGTACGAGCTGCAGGCCCGCCAGTTCCTCAACTCGTCGGTACCGGCCCAATCCACCCGGCCCAAAACAACCCCCGAACGAGCCGACCGACGCCGGCCCCACGCGGCCGGCCTGATCGAGGCGGTCAGGGGGTGGGCGGCTGCACCCAGGCGTCCGGGCCGGGACGGCCGCCCCCGGCGCGTACCGCGAGCCGGGCGACGCTACTTCGGCGGAAGCGTGGCGGCGAAGGCCACCGACGCCGTCACCCAGTGGCGCAGGACGGAGTCCTCCGCGAGTTCGGGGCCCGAGACCGTCACCCAGCCGCGCATCGGTCGGCCGGTGAAGTCCATGGGTCGGGCCTCGGGCCGGGCGAGCGCGGCCTCGGTGCGGTCCGTGCCCACCCGGGCGATGAGTTCGTCGCCGACCACGCCCACGGTCATGTGGCCGGCCAGCAGGAAGGACAGCCCGCCGAACATCCGCTTCTCGGTGATGTCCGACCGCTCGGCGAGCTGCTCCCTGATCCGCTGGGCCAGGCCCTCGTCGTACGTCATGCGTCCACCTTCCCCCAGGGGGCCGTGCTTCGCCGGGCGCGGCGCCGGTACCGTGGAGGGTCGTCCCCTCTCCTCGTACGCTCGCCTGCCCGCCGGCGGTGTGCCCGCCCGACAGGTTTCCCCGCCTTGCCCGACTCCGCTGTCCCCGTGCCCGCGCGGCTGCGCTCCTTCCGCTCGTCCTGGCTGTCACCGAAGGTGCTGCGTACCGAGGTGCTGGGCGGCCTGGTGGTGGCGCTGGCGCTGATCCCGGAGGCGATCTCGTTCTCGATCATCGCCGGGGTGGACCCGGCGATCGGCCTGTTCGCCTCCTTCACCATGGCCGTCACGATCGCCTTCGTCGGCGGCCGGCCGGCGATGATCTCCGCGGCGACCGGGGCGGTGGCCCTGGTGATCGCCCCGCTGAACCGGCAGCACGGCTTCGGCTATCTGGTGGCCGCGGTGATCCTGGCCGGGGTCCTGCAGATCGTCCTCGGCGCGCTGGGCGTGGGCAGGCTGATGCGGTTCATCCCGCGCTCGGTGATGGTCGGCTTCGTCAACTCGCTCTCCATCCTGGTGTTCATCGCGCAGGTGCCGCAGCTGTGGAACGTGCCCTGGGCCGTGTACCCGCTGTTCGCAGCCGGCCTGGCACTCATGGTCCTGTTCCCGAGGATCACCACCGCGGTCCCGGCCCCGCTGGTCTCGATCGTGATCCTCACGGTGATCACCGTGGCCGCGGGCATCGCCGTGCCGACCGTCGGCGACAAGGGCGCGCTGCCGTCCTCACTGCCCGTCCCCGGCCTGCCCGACGTCCCCTTCACGCTCGACACCTTGGCCACCGTCGCCCCGTACGCCTTCGCCATGGCGCTCGTCGGGCTGATGGAGTCCCTGATGACGGCGCAGCTCGTCGACGAGATCACCGACACCCGCACGTCGAAGACCCGGGAGGCCGTCGGGCAGGGCATCGCGAACATCGTCACGGGCTTCTTCGGCGGCATGGGCGGCTGCGCCATGATCGGCCAGACCATGATCAACGTGAAGGTCTCCGGCTCCCGGACCAGGCTGTCCACCTTCCTCGCAGGCGCGTTCCTGATGGTGCTGTGCATCGTCTTCGGGCCGGTCGTCTCCGACATCCCGATGGCCGCCCTGGTCGCCGTCATGGTCATGGTCTGCTTCGCGACCTTCGACTGGCACTCCGTCGCGCCCAGGACACTGAAGCGGATGCCCGCCGGCGAGATCACCGTCATGGTCGTCACCGTGGTGTGCGTCGTCGTGACGCACAACCTCGCGGTCGGCGTGGTCACCGGTTCCGTCACCGCGATGGTCGTCTTCGCCAAGCGGGTCGCCCGGCTCGCGGACGTCACCGCGGTCACCGACCCCGACGGCAGCCGGGTCGTCTACGTCGTCACCGGGCAGTTGTTCTTCGCCTCCTCCAACGAGCTCGTCGGACGCTTCGACTACGCCGGCGACCCCGACCGGATCGTCATCGACCTCTCCGCCGCCCACATCTGGGACGCCTCCTCGGTGGCGGTGCTCGACGCGATCGAGCACCGCTACGCCCAGCGTGGCAAGACCGTCGAGATCACCGGCCTCAACGAGCACAGCGCCGGCCTGCACCGCTCCCTCAGCGGGGAACTCACCAAGGTGGGGTGACGGCGGCACCGAACCTTCGTCCTCAGGGGTCGCCTGACACCACCGCCTGGTCGCCCGACACCACCGCTCGGTCGCCCGACACCATCACGGCCCACGTGTCGGCGGCGGCCGGGGGTCACCGGCCCGCCCGGAGCGCGGACCGGCGAGGTGGATCCGCTCGGCCGCTGGATCGCACGGCCGCGTATTGCTGCCACCATGGGCCGGTGAGCGACACAGAGGCGGGAAAGGGCCCCGGGCGTACGGACGCCGGCGCCCGGCGGCGGCGTCGGCGGGACCCGGAGTGGACGTACGCGGCGCTGCTCGACGCGCTGCTCGGGCTGATCTCGGAGAGCGGCCGGGAACCCACCAGGAAGGCGATCGCGGAGCGGGCGGGGGTGTCCGAGCGGACCGTGTTCGTGCACTTCGCCGACCGCGAGGCGCTGTACGTGGCGGCGGCCCGGCGGCAGGCCGAGCGGTGGCGCGCTCACGCCGAACCGGTACCGACCGCGTGGGAGACGGCGCGGAAGGCGGGGGCGCTCGTGGCACAGCGAGGCCGGATGTACGAGGTGATGACGCCGATCCGCAGGATCGGGCTGGGTCTGGAGGCCGACTCGCCGGGACTGCGCGGGGTGATGGCGGAGGGCGACGCCTGGTTCCGGGCGGATCTCGCCGCGGTGTTCGCGCCGGAGCTGGGACGGGGGCCGGACGCCGAGGAGCCCGGGGGGCTGCTCGACGCCCTGGAGGCCGCCTCGTCCTGGGCGGCCTGGGACCATCTGCGCTCCCGCCGAGGGCTCGACGAGGCGACGGCCCGGGCGGCGATCGAGCGGACGCTGCGGGCACTCCTGGAGGTCGTGCCGCACACCTCTTGACTCGTATTACAGTCGGACTGCAATAGTGGGCGTCCTCACCGAGAGCCGAGAAGGACGTGACCCTGCCATGACTCCGATGAACCGGCGCGGCTTCGTCGCGGCCGCCGCCGCGATGGGGGCCGCGGCCGCCTCCGTCTCCCTGAACCCGCAGACCGCCCAGGCGCTCGCCGGGAGCGGGCAGCCGCCCGGGGAGACGCCGACCCCCACGCGGACCGACGGGCTCCCGTACGAGGACGAGGCCGACTTCACCGACGCGGACCGCGGGTTCATCGCCGCGTTCACCGGCGGGCCGATCACCGACGCCGCAGGGAAGACCGTCTGGGACCCGGGCGCCTACCGCTTCCTCACCGAGGAGTCAGGCGATCAGGACGGCCCCGACACCGTCGACCCCAGTCTGTGGCGGCAGGCGCTGCTCCTGTCACGCGAGGGGCTTTACCGGGTCACCGACCGGATCTACCAGGTCAGGGGCCTGGACCTGTCCAACATGACGATCGTCGAGGGCGACACCGGCATCATCGTCATCGACCCGCTCATCTCCGCCGAGACGGCCGCCGCGGCCCTGCGGCTCTATCGCACGCACCGCGGAGACCGCGCGGTCCGGGCGATGATCTACACCCATCCGCACGTCGACCACTTCGGCGGCTGCCGGGGCGTACTGCCGGACGGCGCCGGGGGCGTGCCCGTGCTCGCCCCGAAGGGCTTCATGGAGCACGCGGTCAGCGAGAACGTGTACGTCGGCACCGCGATGGCGCGCCGCGCCGCCTACATGTACGGCTCCACGCTCCCCAAGAACGCGGGCGCGCAGGTCGGCTGCGGGCTCGGTCTCACGGTCTCGCTCGGCACCGTCGGACTCATCGCCCCCACCCGGTACATCGGCACGACGGGAGAGGAGGTCGTCCTCGACGGGGTGCGGATCCGGTTCCAGATGACCCCGGGCGCGGAATGCCAGGAGGAGATGAACTTCCTCTTCCCCGACCTGCGCGCGGTCTGCATGGCGGAGAACGCCACCCACACCATGCACAACATCCTCACCCTGCGCGGCGCCCAGGTGCGCGACGCCCATGCCTGGGCCGGCTACCTCACCGAGTCGATCGGCCTCTACGAAGGCACCGCGGACGTCGCCTTCGCCTCGCACCACTGGCCCACCTGGGGCAACGACGCCATCGTCGCGCTGCTCACCCACCAGCGGGACCTGTACGGCTATCTGCACGACCAGACCGTCCGGCTGATCAACCGGGGCATGACCGGCACCGAGATCGCGGAGACCTTCCGGCTCCCGCCGCAGCTCGAAGGCGTCTGGGCGAATCGCGGCTACTACGGCTCGCTGAGCCACAACGTCAAAGCGGTCTACCAACGGTACATGGGCTGGTTCGACGGCAACCCGGCCCACCTCTGGGAGCACCCGCCCGTCGAGGAGGCCCGGCTCTGGGTGGAATCGCTGGGCGGCCAGGCCGCGGTCCGCGCCCGCGCCCGGCACTACGCCGACCGGGGCGAGGTGCGCTTCGCCGTCACCCTGCTCAACCACGCCGTCTTCAACGACCCCCGGGACAGCCGGGCAAGGCGACAACTCGCCGCGCTCTACACCCGCCTGGGGCAGGCCGTCGAGAACGCCGTGTGGCGGAACTTCTATCTCACCGGGGCCCAGGAACTCCTGCACGGCATCACGCCGCACGCCACCGCCGCCCTGGGGCCCGACATGTATCTGGCCCTGACCGTCGGCCAGATCATCGACAGCCTCGCCGTCCGCGTCGACGGCCCGAAGGCCTGGTCGCTGCGGATCGCCATGGACTGGCACATCGGCGCCGACCACTGGCACCTGCGCCTCGCCAACGGCCTGCTCACCTGGACCACGGACACCCGGCCCGACCCCGACGCCGGCCTGACCATGACGATGACCAAGCCCCAACTCATCGGTCTGCTCGCCGGGAAGGGCACCGACGGCATCACCATGACGGGCGACCGCACCCTCCTGCCGCAGCTGCTCGCGGTCCTCGAAGCGCCCGAGCCGGAATTCCCGATCGTGACCCCGTGAACGGCACGGTGCCGTGCCGGCGGCGAGGCCTGCGCGGTGGCGCCGCCTCCCACGATCCGGTCGCGCACCGTGGTCGGGGGTCCACACCCCGCCGCGGAGAAGGGCCGTGCGAGATCCGGCAGACGCGGAGGCCCGGGGGGCGTCCCGCGTCGGGGCAAGGCGGCCGGCCGAGGGTGCGCCCACAGGGGCCTCCCTCGGCGCGGTGGGCTCTTCCCCTCCTGCCGGGCGGGCGGCACCCCCGATCAGATCGGCGGCGCGCAGCGCGGCCGGTCGTGATCACGCCAGGATGATCTAACGGTATACCGATCAGAGTGAGGCTCGACCTCACTCGCCGACGTAGACCACGCCCCCGTCCACGTCGGCGCGGATCTCCGTGCCTACCCGGCGCGCCATGAGGTCGTCGAGGCGCTCCAGGGGACCGATGAGGGTGCGGCCGCCGGCCCGGGCGACGCGGATCGCGGCGTCTACCTTCGGCTTCATCGAGCCCTCGGCGAAGGCGAGCTCGGCCAGGCCCTCGGGCGAGGCGGTGAGGATGTCGCGCTGCTCGGGGGTGCCCCAGTTCTGACTGACGAAGTCGCCGTCGGTGAGCATGATCAGCATGTCCGCCTTCAGGTCGGCGGCGAGGGCGGCGCTGGCCGCGTCCTTGTCGACGACGGCCTGCATGCCGATCTGGCGGCCCTTGGAGTCGGTGCGCACCGGCACGCCGCCGCCGCCCACGCAGACGACCAGCGTGCCGTTGTCGAGAAGGGTGCTGACGAGCGGCGCCTGCATGATGCGCAGCGGCTCCGGGGACGGGACGACCCGGCGGAAGGCGCCGCCGTCGCGGGCGATGGTCCAGCGGTACTCGGCCGCGGCCTCGGCGGCGTCCTGCGCCGAGTAGGTGGGGCCGATCAGCTTGGTGGGGCGCTCGAAGGCCGGGTCGGCCTCGTCGACCTCGGTCGTGGTGAGGACGGCCGCGACCTCGCGCTCGCCGGCCAGGGCGTTCGAGAGCTCCTGCTGGATGACGTAGCCGATCATGCCCTGGGTCTCGGCGCCGAGGATGTCCAGCGGGTACGCCGCGACGTCCTGGTAGGCGAGGTTCTGCAGCGCGAGGAGGCCGACCTGCGGTCCGTTGCCGTGCGTGATGACGACCTCGTGCTCGCGGGCCAGACCGGCCAGCGCCTGGCAGGCACCCCGGACGTTGGCGCGCAGGCGGTCGGCCGTCATCGGTTCCCCGCGGCGAGCGAGAGCGTTTCCTCCGAGTGCGACGACGATGCGCATGTGATTTCCCTTGCGGTGCTTGTGTTCGCTTATGAGAGCCAGAATGGTATACCAATATTGGTTGACCGGAAGGGGGCTCTGACGGTCACGGACGTACAGCGACGAGGAGGGCACGGTGAGGTGCCACAACCATGCCGGCGAGCTCCGGACGGGCTCGGGCGACGCGCGCCTGCTGGACCTGCTGCGCACCCTGTCCGGCACCGGCTCGGTCCACTCGGTGTTCACCCGCGTCGTCAACCTGCTGACACCGGACGGAACGCTGATCGCCCTCGCGGCCCGCGACTGCGGTGACGCACCCAGGACTCTGGTCACCGAGGTCGCCACGTGGACGGAGCACGGCCTGGAGGCCGGACGCGGTGTGACATTCGCAACCGGGAACATCTCTGTCGACGTACCGCACCCCCACCGGCCGCTCCGGCTGACGACCGAGGGCGCCCGCCCCTGGCACGCCGCCGCTCCCTCCCTCACCGCCCTTCCCCCGGGCGCGCTCGCGGCCGCCGCCACCGTCCTCGACGGGCTCTGCCGTACGCACGGCCCGCTCGGCGGCATGCTCGGCGCGGGACCCGACGCCGGGCCGATGGAGATCGCCGTCGTCCGCGCACTCGACGAGGGGCGGGCAACGCTGGTCGCCGGGGTACGGGCCGGTGACGACAGCCGAGTCCGGCGCGGCGTCCTCGGCCTCCTGGGACTCGGCCCCGGACTCACCCCGGCCGGCGACGACTTCCTGACCGGCCTCGCCCTGGTCGCGGCCCTGCCCGGCAGCCGACTGGCCGCCCTCGTCCCTGTCCTGCGCGACGTACTCGCCGAGCACGGCGCGCGCACCACGGCCCTCGCCCTCGCGACGCTGACCGAGGCGGCCGACGGCCGGGCCAGGGCCGAACTCCTCGACCTCCTGCGGCAGTTGGCGGAGCACCGCCCGGCGCGGGACCTGAACGTTCCCGTCCGAAAGGTGCTGGCCATCGGCCACACCTCGGGCGGCGACACCCTGTCCGGCCTGGCGGCCGGATTCCGTCTGGAAGAAGAACTGCGAGGTCCGCTGTGAGCATCACAGCCGTCGTACGGAAGAACACCTATTTCGACTCCGTCTCCCTGATGTCCGTCTCGACCAAGGCCAACGCCCTGGACGGGGTGGACCAGGCGTTCACCGCCATGGGCACCGAGATGAACAAGGGGGTGCTGGAGAACCTCGGCCTGCTCACCGACGAGCTGCGGTCCGCCGAGAGCGGCGACCTCATGATCGTCCTGGTGGCGGAGGACGGCGCCGACACCGAGGCCCTGCTCACGGAGATCGAGGACCTCCTCACCCGCAAGGCTCCCGCCTCCGCCGGCGGCGGCGAGGTCACCTACCGGACCATCGCCTCCGCCGCCGAGGGCATCGACGGCGCCAACCTCGCGGTCATCGCCGTCAACGGTGCCTACGCCGCCCGCGAGGCCCGCAAGGCCCTCGAGAGCGGCCTGCACGTGATGATGTTCAGCGACAACGTCGCCGTCGAGGACGAGATCGCGCTCAAGAACCTCGCCCACGACAAGGGCCTGTTCATGATGGGCCCGGACTGCGGCACCGCGATCATCAACAACATCGCGCTCTGCTTCGGCAACAAGGTCCGCCCGGGCTCGATCGGCATCGTCGCCGCCTCCGGCACCGGCTCGCAGGAGGTCTCCGTCCGCGTCCACGCGCTCGGCGGCGGCATCTCGCAGCTCGTCGGCACCGGCGGCCGTGACCTCTCCGAGCAGGTCGGCGGCATCATGATGGTCGACGGCATCCGCGCGCTCGCCGCCGACCCGGCCACCGACGTCATCGTCCTCGTCTCCAAGCCGCCGGCCGCCTCCGTGGAGAAGAAGGTCCTCGCCGAGGCCGCCGCCGCGGGCAAGCCGGTCGTCGTCTGGTTCATCGACGGCTCCGAGGAGGCGGTCACCGCCGCCGGTGGCCACTTCGCCGCCGGCAGCCTCGAGGCCGCCCGCAAGGCCGTCGAGCTCGCCGGCGTCGAGCGGAACGCCGCTGAGGACTTCGACGCCGAGGCCGCCGCCGACGCCGTCGTCTCCCGCCTGGCCGAGGGCCAGAAGTACGTGCGCGGCCTGTTCTGCGGCGGCACCCTCTGCGACGAGACCATGTACGCCGTGCGCGACGCCGGGCTCGACGTCTGGTCCAACATCCAGAAGAACGCCGACTTCCGCCTCCCGGCCGGTTCCGCCTCGCGCGGCCACACCTTCCTCGACTTCGGCGACGACGACTTCACCAACGGCCGTCCGCACCCGATGATCGACCCCGCCCTGCGCATCGAGCGCATCGTCGAGGAGGCCAAGGACCCCGAAGTCGCCGCGATCGTCATGGACTTCGTGCTCGGCTTCGGCTCCCACGAGGACCCGGTCGGCACCACCCTCCCCGCCATCGAGGAGGGCCGGCGCATCGCGCAGGACGCCGGCCGCCACCTGGAGTTCGTCGCCTACGTCCTCGGCACCGACCTGGACACCCCCTCCGTCGCCGCCCAGAGCGCCGCCCTGCGCGCGGCCGGCGTCAC
This sequence is a window from Streptomyces sp. HUAS YS2. Protein-coding genes within it:
- the rpsN gene encoding 30S ribosomal protein S14, with protein sequence MAKKSKIARNEKRKQVVERYAARRAELKSIVRRPSSTAAEREAALAELRRQPRDASATRVRNRDSVDGRPRGYLRTFGLSRVRMRQQAHAGFLPGVTKSSW
- a CDS encoding carbamate kinase, whose amino-acid sequence is MRIVVALGGNALARRGEPMTADRLRANVRGACQALAGLAREHEVVITHGNGPQVGLLALQNLAYQDVAAYPLDILGAETQGMIGYVIQQELSNALAGEREVAAVLTTTEVDEADPAFERPTKLIGPTYSAQDAAEAAAEYRWTIARDGGAFRRVVPSPEPLRIMQAPLVSTLLDNGTLVVCVGGGGVPVRTDSKGRQIGMQAVVDKDAASAALAADLKADMLIMLTDGDFVSQNWGTPEQRDILTASPEGLAELAFAEGSMKPKVDAAIRVARAGGRTLIGPLERLDDLMARRVGTEIRADVDGGVVYVGE
- the rpmG gene encoding 50S ribosomal protein L33, with the translated sequence MARNEIRPIIKLRSTAGTGFTYVTRKNRRNDPDRLVLRKYDPVAGRHVDFREER
- a CDS encoding DUF2877 domain-containing protein, translating into MRCHNHAGELRTGSGDARLLDLLRTLSGTGSVHSVFTRVVNLLTPDGTLIALAARDCGDAPRTLVTEVATWTEHGLEAGRGVTFATGNISVDVPHPHRPLRLTTEGARPWHAAAPSLTALPPGALAAAATVLDGLCRTHGPLGGMLGAGPDAGPMEIAVVRALDEGRATLVAGVRAGDDSRVRRGVLGLLGLGPGLTPAGDDFLTGLALVAALPGSRLAALVPVLRDVLAEHGARTTALALATLTEAADGRARAELLDLLRQLAEHRPARDLNVPVRKVLAIGHTSGGDTLSGLAAGFRLEEELRGPL
- the rpmB gene encoding 50S ribosomal protein L28 — protein: MSAHCQLTGAKPGFGNNISHSHRRTPRRFDPNIQRKRYWLPGEGRYVRLTLSAKAIKTVDAIGVEAAVARIRARGGKV
- a CDS encoding VOC family protein translates to MNHAVLFVSDVERSTAFYCDVLGFRALPQAFPGAAFLQAADSANDHDLGLFQARDAAPGGHRAGTVGLYHLAWEVDTLAELRRIQTRLAEAGALTGASDHASTKALYARDPDGLDFEVCWLVPDGAVVAELSAMTTPTRPLDLDAEIAKYGADTRGGPRTDPTVWQHLHRPWSMG
- a CDS encoding TetR/AcrR family transcriptional regulator encodes the protein MSDTEAGKGPGRTDAGARRRRRRDPEWTYAALLDALLGLISESGREPTRKAIAERAGVSERTVFVHFADREALYVAAARRQAERWRAHAEPVPTAWETARKAGALVAQRGRMYEVMTPIRRIGLGLEADSPGLRGVMAEGDAWFRADLAAVFAPELGRGPDAEEPGGLLDALEAASSWAAWDHLRSRRGLDEATARAAIERTLRALLEVVPHTS
- the rpsR gene encoding 30S ribosomal protein S18 codes for the protein MARHPDPRKPVKSRPNPLDAAGITYIDYKDTDLLRRFVSDRGKIRSRRVTRVTAQQQRALATAVKNAREMALLPYADR
- a CDS encoding CobW family GTP-binding protein, whose protein sequence is MTHHQQMPVVIVAGLHTEARMEVVERLLRAVPGSVALHHDLSGASQGTVLRVVRDASGAVSHGETPLVDDCACCALREDLVPELERMADSGLTRLAVVELWDSVEPKAMAEVVAAHGGDRLVVTGVITAVDPSLVLPYLANGDDLAEAGLAAAPTDRRTVGDTWARQLEYAPVLAVVDGGEADGEGHALLAQLHPTARRVPAASPELARAAFAGFDVEAAAAAQHPACALLPQEADEAGVTTLVWHRRRPFHPGRLYEALEDLCCAAARSRGRFWLADRPDTLLAWDAAGGALCVESAGPWLASLPDAAWDLVPPVRRAAAALDWHPDHGDCCQHLVFTSPGLDRDGLERLLDSCLLTDAEYESGRDGWSHLPAAFDALLDPA
- a CDS encoding SulP family inorganic anion transporter, which translates into the protein MPDSAVPVPARLRSFRSSWLSPKVLRTEVLGGLVVALALIPEAISFSIIAGVDPAIGLFASFTMAVTIAFVGGRPAMISAATGAVALVIAPLNRQHGFGYLVAAVILAGVLQIVLGALGVGRLMRFIPRSVMVGFVNSLSILVFIAQVPQLWNVPWAVYPLFAAGLALMVLFPRITTAVPAPLVSIVILTVITVAAGIAVPTVGDKGALPSSLPVPGLPDVPFTLDTLATVAPYAFAMALVGLMESLMTAQLVDEITDTRTSKTREAVGQGIANIVTGFFGGMGGCAMIGQTMINVKVSGSRTRLSTFLAGAFLMVLCIVFGPVVSDIPMAALVAVMVMVCFATFDWHSVAPRTLKRMPAGEITVMVVTVVCVVVTHNLAVGVVTGSVTAMVVFAKRVARLADVTAVTDPDGSRVVYVVTGQLFFASSNELVGRFDYAGDPDRIVIDLSAAHIWDASSVAVLDAIEHRYAQRGKTVEITGLNEHSAGLHRSLSGELTKVG
- a CDS encoding TfoX/Sxy family protein, with the protein product MTYDEGLAQRIREQLAERSDITEKRMFGGLSFLLAGHMTVGVVGDELIARVGTDRTEAALARPEARPMDFTGRPMRGWVTVSGPELAEDSVLRHWVTASVAFAATLPPK
- a CDS encoding alkyl/aryl-sulfatase — its product is MTPMNRRGFVAAAAAMGAAAASVSLNPQTAQALAGSGQPPGETPTPTRTDGLPYEDEADFTDADRGFIAAFTGGPITDAAGKTVWDPGAYRFLTEESGDQDGPDTVDPSLWRQALLLSREGLYRVTDRIYQVRGLDLSNMTIVEGDTGIIVIDPLISAETAAAALRLYRTHRGDRAVRAMIYTHPHVDHFGGCRGVLPDGAGGVPVLAPKGFMEHAVSENVYVGTAMARRAAYMYGSTLPKNAGAQVGCGLGLTVSLGTVGLIAPTRYIGTTGEEVVLDGVRIRFQMTPGAECQEEMNFLFPDLRAVCMAENATHTMHNILTLRGAQVRDAHAWAGYLTESIGLYEGTADVAFASHHWPTWGNDAIVALLTHQRDLYGYLHDQTVRLINRGMTGTEIAETFRLPPQLEGVWANRGYYGSLSHNVKAVYQRYMGWFDGNPAHLWEHPPVEEARLWVESLGGQAAVRARARHYADRGEVRFAVTLLNHAVFNDPRDSRARRQLAALYTRLGQAVENAVWRNFYLTGAQELLHGITPHATAALGPDMYLALTVGQIIDSLAVRVDGPKAWSLRIAMDWHIGADHWHLRLANGLLTWTTDTRPDPDAGLTMTMTKPQLIGLLAGKGTDGITMTGDRTLLPQLLAVLEAPEPEFPIVTP